Proteins from a single region of Streptococcus mitis:
- a CDS encoding HIT family protein, producing the protein MSDCIFCKIIAGEIPASKVYEDEQVLAFLDISQVTPGHTLIVPKEHYRNLLEMNATSASQLFAQVPKVAQKVMKATKAAGMNIIANCEEVAGQTVFHTHVHLVPRYSADDDLKIDFIAHEPDFDKLAQVAETIKNA; encoded by the coding sequence ATGTCAGATTGCATTTTTTGTAAAATCATTGCAGGGGAAATTCCTGCTTCAAAAGTATACGAAGATGAGCAGGTTCTTGCCTTTCTTGATATCTCTCAAGTGACACCAGGACATACCTTGATCGTACCCAAAGAACACTATCGTAATCTTTTGGAAATGAACGCTACTAGCGCCAGCCAACTCTTTGCCCAAGTGCCAAAAGTAGCTCAAAAAGTCATGAAAGCTACCAAGGCTGCTGGTATGAATATCATTGCTAACTGTGAAGAAGTCGCAGGGCAAACCGTCTTTCATACCCACGTTCACCTCGTGCCTCGCTACAGTGCGGACGATGACCTCAAGATTGATTTTATCGCCCACGAACCAGACTTTGACAAACTCGCTCAAGTCGCTGAAACTATCAAAAACGCCTAA
- a CDS encoding ABC transporter ATP-binding protein: MLEIKNLTGGYVHVPVLKDVSFTVESGQLVGLIGLNGAGKSTTINEIIGLLTPYSGSININGLTLQEDATSYRKQIGYIPETPSLYEELTLREHIETVAMAYGIEQKVAFDRVEPLLKMFRLDQKLDWFPVHFSKGMKQKVMIICAFVVDPSLFIVDEPFLGLDPLAIADLIQLLEVEKQKGKSILMSTHVLDSAEKMCDAFVILHKGEVRAKGNLLQLREAFDMPEASLNDIYLALTKEEEL, encoded by the coding sequence ATGTTAGAAATTAAAAACCTGACAGGTGGCTATGTCCATGTCCCTGTCTTGAAAGATGTGTCCTTTACTGTTGAAAGTGGGCAGTTGGTCGGTTTGATTGGTCTCAATGGTGCTGGTAAATCGACGACTATCAATGAGATTATCGGTCTGTTGACACCTTATAGTGGCTCCATCAATATCAATGGCCTGACCCTGCAAGAAGATGCGACAAGTTACCGCAAGCAAATTGGTTACATTCCTGAGACACCTAGCTTGTATGAGGAATTGACCCTCAGAGAGCATATCGAAACGGTTGCCATGGCTTATGGTATTGAGCAGAAAGTGGCTTTTGATCGAGTAGAACCTTTGTTGAAAATGTTCCGTCTGGACCAGAAATTAGACTGGTTCCCTGTTCATTTTTCAAAAGGGATGAAGCAGAAGGTCATGATTATCTGTGCTTTTGTGGTGGATCCGAGTCTTTTTATCGTGGATGAGCCTTTCCTTGGTCTTGATCCGCTGGCTATTGCAGACTTGATTCAGCTTTTGGAAGTGGAAAAGCAAAAGGGCAAGTCCATTCTCATGAGTACCCACGTGCTGGATTCAGCGGAGAAGATGTGTGATGCCTTTGTCATTCTCCATAAGGGTGAGGTGCGTGCCAAGGGTAATCTCCTGCAACTGCGCGAAGCCTTTGATATGCCTGAGGCTAGTTTAAATGATATTTACTTGGCTCTGACCAAAGAGGAGGAGCTATGA
- a CDS encoding ABC transporter permease, with amino-acid sequence MKDLFLKRKQAFRKECLGYLRYVLNDHFVLFLLVLLGFLAYQYSQLLQDFPENHWPILLFVGITSVLLLLWGGIATYMEAPDKLFLLVGEEEIKLHLKRQTGISLVFWLFVQTLFLLLFAPLFLAMGYGLPLFLVYVLLLGVGKYFLFRQKASKFFTETGLDWDYVISQESKRKQVLLRFFALFTQVKGISNSVKRRAYLDFILKAVQKVPGKIWQNLYLRSYLRNGDLFALSLRLLLLSILAQVFIEQAWIATAVVVLFNYLLLFQLLALYHAFDYQYLTQLFPLDKGQKEKGLQAVVRGLTSLVLVVELVVGLITFQEKRALLALLGAGLVLLVLYLPYQVKRQMQD; translated from the coding sequence ATGAAAGACTTGTTTTTAAAGAGAAAGCAGGCTTTTCGTAAGGAGTGTCTTGGTTATCTGCGCTATGTTCTCAATGACCACTTTGTCTTGTTCCTGCTTGTCCTGCTGGGCTTTCTAGCCTACCAGTACAGTCAACTCTTGCAGGATTTTCCTGAAAATCATTGGCCTATCCTTTTATTTGTAGGAATTACATCTGTTTTACTTTTGCTTTGGGGAGGAATTGCCACCTATATGGAGGCTCCAGACAAGCTCTTTCTCTTAGTCGGAGAAGAGGAAATCAAACTCCATCTCAAGCGTCAAACTGGCATTTCCCTAGTCTTTTGGCTCTTTGTTCAGACCCTCTTCTTGCTGTTATTTGCGCCTTTATTTTTGGCAATGGGTTATGGTTTGCCACTTTTTCTGGTCTATGTGCTTTTATTGGGGGTAGGAAAATATTTCCTCTTTCGTCAAAAGGCCAGCAAATTTTTCACGGAAACTGGACTGGACTGGGACTATGTTATTTCTCAAGAAAGCAAGCGCAAGCAAGTCTTGCTTCGTTTCTTTGCCCTCTTTACGCAGGTCAAGGGAATTTCAAACAGCGTCAAGCGTCGTGCCTATCTGGACTTTATCCTAAAGGCTGTTCAGAAGGTGCCTGGGAAGATTTGGCAAAATCTCTATCTGCGTTCTTATCTGCGAAATGGAGATCTCTTTGCGCTCAGTCTCCGTCTTCTCTTGCTGTCCATACTGGCGCAGGTTTTTATCGAGCAAGCTTGGATTGCGACAGCAGTGGTAGTTCTTTTTAACTACCTCTTGCTCTTCCAGTTGCTGGCCCTCTATCATGCCTTTGATTACCAGTACTTGACCCAACTCTTTCCACTGGATAAGGGGCAAAAGGAAAAAGGCTTGCAGGCGGTAGTCCGAGGATTGACCAGTTTGGTCTTAGTAGTGGAATTAGTTGTTGGGTTGATTACCTTCCAAGAAAAACGAGCCCTTCTAGCCTTACTGGGAGCTGGTTTGGTTTTACTAGTCTTGTATTTGCCTTATCAGGTCAAACGTCAGATGCAGGACTAA
- a CDS encoding helicase BlpT, with protein sequence MTDTDPIKRAQTLITDLNKAYQACKQATADDVRFQEQLNSILGFLAKAETVDNRVLIELERFYQTSSLLMGLSALDPDAPTRAAWRAYDRFHFDQVKTKLSLYGPTIIL encoded by the coding sequence ATGACAGATACAGACCCTATCAAAAGAGCTCAGACTTTGATTACTGACTTAAACAAAGCCTATCAAGCATGCAAACAGGCAACCGCTGACGACGTCCGCTTTCAGGAGCAATTAAACTCTATTCTTGGCTTTCTAGCCAAGGCTGAAACAGTGGATAATCGAGTCTTGATTGAACTGGAAAGATTTTACCAGACTTCCAGTCTTCTCATGGGACTCAGCGCTCTTGATCCAGATGCTCCAACTCGCGCCGCTTGGCGGGCCTATGACCGCTTCCACTTTGACCAAGTCAAGACCAAGTTGAGTCTCTACGGACCAACCATTATCTTGTAG